Proteins encoded together in one Variovorax paradoxus window:
- a CDS encoding DUF2164 domain-containing protein, giving the protein MTIEISKEARQQAIMSIERYFNENMEEKIGNVAAGALLGFFLEEVGPLVYNKAVADVQERLQSRISEVDLEVHEDEFQYWRKFDRQKKGK; this is encoded by the coding sequence ATGACCATCGAGATTTCCAAGGAAGCGCGCCAGCAGGCCATCATGTCGATAGAGCGCTACTTCAACGAGAACATGGAAGAGAAGATCGGCAATGTCGCCGCCGGTGCGCTGCTCGGCTTCTTCCTTGAAGAGGTGGGCCCGCTGGTCTACAACAAGGCCGTGGCCGATGTGCAGGAGCGGCTGCAATCGCGCATTTCCGAGGTCGACCTGGAGGTGCACGAAGACGAGTTCCAGTACTGGCGCAAGTTCGACCGGCAGAAAAAAGGCAAGTAG
- a CDS encoding lactonase family protein: MKLHPALLAALALAALAGCTSLTPTVPQRQLMLVANDEKQSWSEAGAVILGPMGRDTVQVLDIGTDPLAPKLVGTLQLDNTIAGPPVNLAITPGETLALVANSLNVVEENGVRKQVPDNRLFVIDLTATPPRLIDTLTVGKQPSGLSINRAGNLALVANRADNSVSVLRIAGKQVTLIDTVAMNDSVAHVRFTPDGKRALAAKFPTHKIALLEVNGEKVSYNKVDLAAGLWPYNVDVTPDGKLALTADNGNSGASDGQIDTVSVIDLEAAPPRVVDKVVVGDGPEGLAVSPTGRHAVAVLLRGSNSAKNAYFYNRNGSVVLLKIDGKKVTRANEVVVRGLPEGAVWSADGKYLYVGNFIDQDITILRLDGDTLVPTGKSFPLQGHPAAMRGTMSH, translated from the coding sequence ATGAAACTTCACCCCGCCTTGCTGGCCGCCCTGGCCCTGGCTGCGCTTGCCGGCTGCACCAGCCTTACACCCACCGTGCCGCAGCGCCAGCTGATGCTGGTTGCCAACGACGAAAAGCAGTCGTGGAGCGAGGCCGGCGCCGTGATCCTCGGGCCGATGGGGCGCGACACGGTGCAGGTGCTCGACATCGGCACCGATCCGCTCGCGCCGAAGCTCGTGGGTACGCTGCAGCTGGACAACACCATTGCCGGCCCGCCGGTCAACCTTGCAATCACGCCCGGCGAAACGCTGGCGCTGGTCGCCAACTCGCTCAACGTGGTGGAAGAAAACGGCGTGCGCAAGCAGGTGCCCGACAACCGCCTTTTCGTGATCGACCTGACCGCCACGCCGCCCAGGCTGATCGACACGCTCACCGTGGGCAAGCAGCCTTCGGGCCTGTCGATCAACCGCGCGGGCAACCTTGCGCTGGTGGCCAACCGTGCGGACAACTCTGTGAGCGTGCTGCGCATCGCGGGCAAGCAGGTGACGCTGATCGATACCGTGGCCATGAACGATTCGGTCGCGCACGTGCGCTTTACGCCGGACGGCAAGCGCGCGCTGGCGGCCAAGTTCCCAACCCACAAGATCGCGCTGCTCGAAGTGAACGGCGAGAAGGTCAGCTACAACAAGGTCGACCTTGCGGCCGGCCTCTGGCCCTACAACGTCGACGTCACACCCGACGGCAAGCTCGCGCTCACGGCCGACAACGGCAACTCGGGCGCATCCGACGGGCAGATAGACACCGTGAGCGTGATCGACCTGGAAGCCGCGCCGCCACGCGTGGTCGACAAGGTGGTGGTGGGCGACGGCCCCGAAGGCCTGGCGGTGAGCCCGACCGGCCGGCATGCGGTGGCCGTGCTCCTGCGCGGCAGCAACTCGGCAAAGAATGCCTACTTCTACAACCGCAACGGCTCGGTGGTGCTGCTGAAGATAGACGGCAAGAAGGTAACGCGCGCGAACGAGGTGGTGGTGCGTGGCCTGCCCGAAGGTGCTGTGTGGAGCGCGGACGGAAAGTACCTCTACGTGGGTAACTTCATCGACCAGGACATCACGATCCTGCGCCTGGACGGCGACACGCTGGTGCCAACGGGCAAGTCATTCCCGCTGCAGGGGCACCCGGCCGCAATGCGCGGGACAATGTCGCACTGA
- a CDS encoding DUF808 domain-containing protein, whose protein sequence is MATSLLLLLDDIATVLDDVSVLTKVAAKKTAGVLGDDLALNAQQVSGVKADRELPVVWAVCKGSFVNKLILVPAALAIGTWLPWLVTPLLMVGGAFLCFEGFEKLAHKFLHKKEHEADTARHERAVADEAVDVVAVEKDKIKGAVRTDFILSAEIIAITLGTVQGQPFLTQLTVLAGIALVMTIGVYGLVAGIVKLDDAGLYLSQQASKAAQALGRGILAAAPWLMKGLSIAGTAAMFLVGGGILVHGVPAFGHAVEDWAKATGGVFGALGSMGVNAGVGIVAGAIVLAGVELFGKLRGKKG, encoded by the coding sequence ATGGCCACCAGCCTGCTTTTGCTGCTCGACGACATCGCAACTGTTCTGGACGACGTCTCGGTCCTCACCAAGGTAGCCGCCAAGAAAACAGCCGGCGTGCTGGGCGACGACCTCGCGCTGAATGCGCAGCAGGTCTCGGGCGTCAAGGCCGACCGCGAACTGCCGGTGGTCTGGGCGGTGTGCAAGGGCTCGTTCGTCAACAAGCTCATCCTGGTGCCCGCGGCGCTGGCCATCGGCACCTGGCTGCCTTGGCTGGTCACGCCGCTGCTGATGGTGGGCGGTGCGTTTCTTTGCTTCGAAGGCTTCGAGAAGCTGGCCCACAAATTCCTGCACAAGAAAGAACACGAGGCCGACACCGCGCGGCACGAGCGGGCGGTGGCCGACGAGGCCGTCGACGTGGTCGCGGTTGAAAAGGACAAGATCAAGGGCGCGGTGCGCACCGACTTCATTCTTTCGGCCGAGATCATCGCCATCACGCTGGGCACCGTTCAGGGCCAACCCTTTCTCACGCAGCTCACCGTGCTTGCCGGCATTGCGCTTGTCATGACCATCGGTGTCTACGGGCTGGTGGCCGGCATCGTGAAGCTCGACGACGCAGGCCTTTACCTGAGCCAGCAGGCCAGCAAGGCGGCGCAGGCGCTCGGCCGCGGCATTCTTGCTGCCGCGCCCTGGCTCATGAAGGGGCTGTCGATTGCCGGCACCGCCGCCATGTTTCTGGTGGGCGGCGGCATCCTGGTGCACGGCGTGCCTGCGTTCGGCCACGCGGTCGAAGATTGGGCCAAGGCCACGGGCGGCGTGTTCGGCGCGCTGGGCTCGATGGGGGTGAATGCCGGCGTCGGCATCGTCGCCGGCGCCATCGTGCTGGCAGGCGTGGAGCTTTTCGGCAAGCTCCGCGGCAAGAAGGGCTGA
- a CDS encoding GNAT family N-acetyltransferase, producing the protein MSDYEVRPATMRDAKAVAEVHTLAAQAAYQGILPEEELRTLAPATREAKWREAIEFSEPQVQVAVLGGEIVGFVGFDRSRDPKTPSTAGEIWALYVKPEHWGKGLGVALWDAAREGLEEEGCTTVTAWVPIRNDRAMRFFELAGFKREMKTAKTTALGTVRVEEIRLKRNVT; encoded by the coding sequence ATGTCAGATTACGAAGTTCGCCCCGCCACGATGCGCGACGCCAAGGCCGTCGCCGAAGTCCATACCCTGGCCGCCCAGGCCGCCTACCAGGGCATCCTGCCCGAGGAAGAGCTGCGCACGCTGGCCCCGGCCACCCGCGAAGCCAAATGGCGCGAAGCCATCGAGTTCAGCGAACCGCAGGTGCAGGTGGCGGTACTGGGCGGCGAAATCGTCGGCTTCGTCGGCTTCGACCGCTCGCGCGACCCCAAGACGCCTTCCACCGCGGGCGAGATCTGGGCGCTCTATGTCAAGCCCGAGCACTGGGGCAAGGGCCTCGGCGTGGCGCTGTGGGATGCCGCTCGAGAAGGCCTGGAAGAAGAAGGCTGCACCACCGTGACCGCATGGGTGCCCATTCGCAACGACCGTGCCATGCGCTTTTTTGAACTGGCCGGTTTCAAGCGCGAAATGAAGACCGCCAAGACCACCGCGCTGGGTACCGTGCGCGTCGAAGAAATCCGCCTCAAGCGCAACGTCACCTGA
- a CDS encoding VF530 family DNA-binding protein: MTDEKPAPAKPAQPRNPLHGLTLEAIVTALADYYGWEQLGHLVPIRCFTFEPSVGSSLKFLRKTPWAREKVESLYLFMLREQRREQQQQQPPQR, translated from the coding sequence GTGACAGACGAAAAGCCAGCGCCCGCCAAGCCGGCCCAGCCCCGCAACCCGCTGCACGGGCTCACGCTGGAAGCCATCGTCACGGCGCTGGCCGACTACTACGGCTGGGAACAACTCGGCCATCTCGTTCCCATCCGCTGCTTCACCTTCGAGCCGAGCGTGGGCTCCAGCCTCAAGTTCCTGCGCAAGACGCCATGGGCGCGCGAGAAGGTCGAAAGCCTTTATCTCTTCATGCTGCGCGAACAGCGCCGCGAGCAGCAGCAACAACAGCCTCCGCAGCGATGA
- a CDS encoding 2Fe-2S iron-sulfur cluster-binding protein, which translates to MKVRLEPSGLGFEAEAGTTILKAAEAAGIEMPSSCRNGTCRTCICQLLSGRIRHTIEWPGLSAEEKAEGWILPCVAEAQGDLAIDAPKAFSVF; encoded by the coding sequence ATGAAGGTTCGGCTCGAGCCGTCGGGCCTTGGTTTCGAGGCCGAGGCGGGCACCACGATCCTGAAGGCAGCCGAGGCGGCCGGCATCGAAATGCCGAGCTCCTGCCGCAACGGCACCTGCCGCACCTGCATCTGCCAGCTGCTGTCGGGCCGGATACGCCACACCATCGAATGGCCCGGCCTGAGCGCCGAGGAAAAAGCCGAGGGTTGGATACTGCCCTGCGTGGCCGAGGCGCAAGGCGATCTTGCAATCGACGCGCCGAAGGCGTTCTCGGTCTTCTGA